In Rattus norvegicus strain BN/NHsdMcwi chromosome 3, GRCr8, whole genome shotgun sequence, a genomic segment contains:
- the Entpd2 gene encoding ectonucleoside triphosphate diphosphohydrolase 2 isoform X4, with amino-acid sequence MAGKLVSLVPPLLLAAAGLAGLLLLCVPTQDVREPPALKYGIVLDAGSSHTSMFVYKWPADKENDTGIVGQHSSCDVQGGGISSYANDPSKAGQSLVRCLEQALRDVPRDRHASTPLYLGATAGMRLLNLTSPEATARVLEAVTQTLTQYPFDFRGARILSGQDEGVFGWVTANYLLENFIKYGWVGRWIRPRKGTLGAMDLGGASTQITFETTSPSEDPGNEVHLRLYGQHYRVYTHSFLCYGRDQILLRLLASALQIHRFHPCWPKGYSTQVLLQEVYQSPCTMGQRPRAFNGSAIVSLSGTSNATLCRDLVSRLFNISSCPFSQCSFNGVFQPPVAGNFIAFSAFYYTVDFLTTVMGLPVGTLKQLEEATEITCNQTWTEWPSLLSSPSSCWKGRTQGSSSHELQARVPGQKTRLADYCAVAMFIHQLLSRGYHFDERSFREVVFQKKAADTAVGWALGYMLNLTNLIPADLPGLRKGTHFSSWVALLLLFTVLILAALVLLLRQVRSAKSPGAL; translated from the exons ATGGCTGGAAAGTTGGTGTCACTGGTGCCACCCCTGCTGCTGGCTGCCGCGGGCCTCGCCGGCCTTCTGCTACTTTGCGTCCCTACCCAAGACGTCCGGGAGCCGCCCGCCCTCAAG TACGGCATTGTCCTGGATGCGGGCTCTTCACACACATCCATGTTTGTCTACAAGTGGCCAGCGGACAAGGAGAATGACACAGGCATCGTGGGCCAGCACAGCTCTTGTGATGTTCAAG GTGGTGGCATCTCCAGCTATGCAAATGACCCCTCTAAGGCAGGCCAGAGTCTGGTCCGATGCCTTGAGCAGGCCCTTCGGGATGTACCCAGAGACAGACATGCTAGCACACCACTCTACCTGGGAGCTACAGCAGGCATGCGCCTGCTCAA CCTGACCAGCCCAGAGGCCACAGCCAGGGTGCTTGAGGCAGTGACACAGACGCTCACACAGTACCCCTTTGACTTCCGTGGTGCTCGCATCCTCTCGGGACAGGATGAAGGGGTGTTTGGCTGGGTGACTGCCAACTACCTGCTGGAGAACTTCATCAAG TATGGCTGGGTGGGCCGGTGGATACGGCCAAGGAAGGGAACACTGGGGGCCATGGACCTTGGGGGTGCTTCGACACAGATCACCTTTGAGACAACCAGTCCCTCTGAAGATCCAGGCAACGAGGTTCATTTGCGACTCTATGGCCAGCATTACCGCGTTTACACACATAGCTTCCTCTGCTATGGCCGAGACCAGATTCTCCTGAGGCTTCTGGCCAGTGCCCTCCAG ATCCATCGCTTCCACCCCTGCTGGCCAAAGGGCTACTCTACCCAAGTGCTGCTCCAGGAAGTCTACCAGTCGCCATGCACGATGGGTCAGCGTCCCCGGGCCTTCAATGGCAGTGCCATCGTCAGCCTGTCAGGAACCAGCAATGCTACCCTGTGTCGTGACCTCGTCTCTCGGCTCTTCAACATCTCCTCCTGCCCCTTTTCCCAATGCTCCTTCAATGGGGTCTTCCAGCCTCCCGTGGCTGGAAACTTCATA GCCTTTTCTGCTTTCTACTATACTGTGGACTTCCTGACAACAGTGATGGGGCTGCCTGTGGGAACCCTGAAGCAGCTGGAGGAAGCCACAGAGATCACCTGCAACCAGACATGGACTGAA TGGCCATCTTTGCTGTCCTCTCCATCCAGCTGTTGGAAGGGGAGAACACAAGGTTCCAGCAGTCACGAG CTTCAGGCCCGAGTGCCAGGACAAAAGACCCGCCTGGCTGACTACTGTGCTGTAGCCATGTTCATACATCAGCTTCTGAGCCGTGGTTACCACTTCGATGAGCGCTCCTTCAGAGAAGTGGTCTTCCAAAAGAAG GCTGCAGACACGGCTGTCGGCTGGGCGCTGGGCTACATGCTGAATTTGAC